Proteins from a genomic interval of Tenacibaculum sp. SZ-18:
- a CDS encoding M23 family metallopeptidase, translating to MKYYFFLFLLVFSFVLFGQKKDYPQNYFSNPMDIPVVVAGTFGELRNNHFHSGIDLKTQQKEGIPIKATADGFVSRIKVRQYGYGKALYIEHPNGYTTVYAHLQKFAPKIQEFVKATQYKREKNIIGNLFPKPKQFVIKKGEIIAYSGDTGSSGGPHLHYEIRDTKTENIINPMLFGLKVEDTKKPVIKGLKLFALDSTSTINNSNNDSTIPIKKLENGNYISERIFANGSIGLGIYVYDHQNAAMNKNGIYSLEMNMNGNRVYYHNVETFSFSESKYINLLIDYAHYNKYKKRYQKTHKVKNNKLTIYKDLINNGEIYINAYENYNIEIIAKDYNGNATALRIPIKGVPSNAMSSKKDTTNYKIIANNFHKYVSENISVAFPKNTFYHDCFIDFSVTDSIVKLHKPIIPLDKKFTLTFNTSHLSEVQKRQVYIANVTKDKYPYHVATKRRDNKVFTNQKTLGNYKLLFDYKAPEIKLLNFEKDRWLSKNSTLQVKISDKGSGINEYRATIDNDWVLMEYNHKKGILTYDFSDKKLVGSKHIFKLVVSDKVGNTQTITTTFYRKQ from the coding sequence AAAGGATTATCCACAAAACTATTTTAGCAATCCAATGGATATTCCTGTAGTTGTTGCTGGTACATTTGGCGAATTGAGAAATAATCATTTTCATTCAGGTATCGACTTAAAAACTCAGCAAAAGGAAGGAATTCCGATAAAAGCAACTGCTGATGGTTTTGTTTCTAGAATTAAAGTTAGACAATACGGCTATGGAAAAGCATTGTATATTGAGCACCCAAACGGATATACTACAGTGTATGCACATTTGCAGAAATTTGCTCCTAAAATTCAAGAGTTTGTTAAGGCAACTCAATATAAAAGAGAGAAAAATATTATTGGAAATCTATTTCCGAAACCAAAACAGTTTGTAATTAAAAAAGGAGAAATTATTGCATATTCTGGTGATACAGGAAGTTCAGGTGGACCTCACTTACATTACGAGATCAGAGATACAAAAACTGAAAACATTATAAATCCAATGCTTTTTGGATTAAAAGTAGAAGACACTAAAAAACCTGTTATAAAAGGATTAAAACTATTCGCTCTTGACAGTACTTCCACAATTAATAACTCAAATAACGACAGCACTATTCCAATAAAGAAATTAGAGAATGGTAATTATATCTCAGAACGGATTTTTGCAAACGGATCTATTGGATTAGGTATTTACGTTTATGATCATCAAAATGCGGCAATGAATAAAAACGGGATTTATAGCTTGGAAATGAATATGAACGGAAACAGAGTGTACTATCATAATGTGGAAACTTTTTCATTCTCTGAAAGCAAGTATATTAATCTTCTAATCGATTACGCCCATTATAATAAATACAAAAAACGTTATCAGAAAACACATAAAGTTAAAAACAACAAATTAACTATATACAAAGACCTTATAAATAATGGGGAAATTTACATTAATGCATATGAAAATTACAATATTGAAATTATAGCTAAAGACTATAATGGAAATGCCACTGCACTAAGGATTCCAATAAAAGGAGTTCCTTCGAATGCCATGTCTTCTAAAAAAGACACTACTAATTATAAAATTATAGCTAACAATTTCCACAAATATGTCTCGGAAAATATTTCTGTTGCTTTTCCAAAAAATACCTTTTACCACGATTGCTTCATTGATTTTTCTGTAACAGATAGTATCGTAAAACTACATAAACCTATTATACCTCTAGACAAAAAGTTTACACTAACTTTTAATACAAGTCATCTATCAGAAGTACAAAAACGGCAGGTATATATTGCAAACGTAACGAAAGATAAATATCCTTACCATGTAGCCACTAAAAGGCGAGACAACAAAGTTTTTACAAATCAAAAAACTTTAGGAAATTATAAACTTCTTTTTGATTACAAAGCTCCTGAAATAAAACTTTTAAACTTTGAAAAGGATCGATGGTTAAGCAAAAACTCTACTTTACAGGTAAAAATATCTGATAAAGGCTCAGGAATAAATGAATACCGCGCAACTATTGATAATGACTGGGTTTTAATGGAATACAATCACAAAAAAGGAATTTTAACTTACGATTTTTCTGATAAAAAATTGGTTGGTAGCAAACATATCTTTAAACTTGTAGTTTCTGACAAAGTTGGAAATACTCAAACCATTACTACGACGTTTTATCGTAAACAATAA